CCTGCGTGTTCCACATGATGGGACAGCCGCAGGAGACGCGCCATATCGTCATGCATAACGAGCAGGCGGTCATTTCCCCGAGCTGGTCTATTCACTCTGGCGTGGGAACGAAAGCCTATACCTTCATCTGGGGGATGGTCGGTGAAAACCAGGTCTTCGATGACATGGACCACGTCGCTGTTAAGGATCTGCGCTAGTCGCAGGCAGTTAAGCATAAATCTGCCTGTTGGTGACAGGCGCTGAACGATTAAGGAACAAACATGATTCTGGATGCATTTTCTCTGCAAGGTAAAGTGGCTGTGGTTTCCGGTTGTGACACCGGGCTGGGGCAAGGTATGGCGTTAGGTCTGGCGGAAGCGGGCTGTGATATCGTCGGCATTAACATTGTTGAGCCAACGGAAACCATCGAGCGCGTCACCGCGCTGGGCCGTCGTTTCCTGAGCCTGACTGCTGACCTGCGCAAAATCGATGCGATCCCTGAGCTGCTAGATCGCGCGGTGGCGGAGTTCGGTCATATTGACATTCTGGTTAACAACGCAGGCCTGATCCGTCGTGAAGACGCGATTAACTTCAGCGAAACGGACTGGGACGATGTGATGAACCTGAACATCAAGAGCGTGTTCTTCATGTCTCAGGCGGCAGCGAAGCACTTCATCGCGCAGGGGAAAGGCGGCAAGA
The sequence above is a segment of the Enterobacter hormaechei ATCC 49162 genome. Coding sequences within it:
- the kduD gene encoding 2-dehydro-3-deoxy-D-gluconate 5-dehydrogenase KduD; the encoded protein is MILDAFSLQGKVAVVSGCDTGLGQGMALGLAEAGCDIVGINIVEPTETIERVTALGRRFLSLTADLRKIDAIPELLDRAVAEFGHIDILVNNAGLIRREDAINFSETDWDDVMNLNIKSVFFMSQAAAKHFIAQGKGGKIINIASMLSFQGGIRVPSYTASKSAVMGVTRLLANEWAQHNINVNAIAPGYMATNNTQQLRADEERSAAILERIPAGRWGLPSDLMGPIVFLASPASDYINGYTVAVDGGWLAR